AGGTGGTGGCGAGGTTAATTAGGAAGTGTTGCGGGATGGTGTTGTTGTTGGTGTCATCATCGTCCACCTGCTGCTGCGAAGACAAAGGCAGAGACACACCGGTACCCATGCAGCGGCGTGCCTGGTGGTAGAGCTGCAGCAGCTGCGCCATCCTGCCGATGCTGCCCTGGATCTTGTCGTAGCAGGCCACCGGGAACGGCAGCATCCACAGGTAGGTGGGCTCGCTGCCGGCCTCCGCGGCGTACTTCCTCAAGAGGGCTAGCTCCTGCTGCACCCTCTTCAACAATAATTCCGATGAAGAAAGATCAGCAGCAAGGCAGCAGTCAGCCAGAGCAGCGATGCAGCGGGTGAGCTGCGCCTTGGCCTGCACCGACGGCCTTGCTCCAGGCTGGAACACAAGGTCCGCCAGGACGGCGCAGGAGATGCCTATGAAGGTCTCCACCAGGCGCGCGATGGTGAAGGCCATGGGAGCCTCGTCGTAGCGGCGCCCCACGATGATGACGACCGACAGCGCGGCCGCCACACCGCCGGCAGGGCCGTACGCGCGGCTGCGTTTGAGGAAAGTGGCGAGGACCATCCAGGGGAGCAGGGCCACGAAGCGCAGGTCCATGGtcaggagctgctgctgctgcgacaTGAGCACGCAGCACAGCACGCCGTAGATGGAGCCCAGGGCGGTGCCGTGGGCGCGCGCCACAGCCACAGCCCAGGTGGATTCGCGCCCCGCCGTCATGGTGGTGGCGACGATGAGACCTGACCAGAATCCGTGGTCGTTGCTGAAGAGCAGGCCCAGCAGGACGGCAAGGCCGAGCGAGAAGCCGCACTTGGCCGCCGCAACGAGCCGAGGCCAGCAGCTGGTACAGCCATGGCCGCGTGTCGTAGCCTGCTGCTTCTCCTCTGCTTGTGAAGATGGATGATCGTCGTCCTGCCCCACTTGCTGCTCTACTTCTTCTTGCTCCTCGTCTGGCAATAAGTCGGTTGGTTGCTCCTCTTGGCCTGTCgtcgttgttgctgctgctgctgccggcaCTACCTTGTTGGCGTTGGGCATGGCAGCTGCCTCTACCATCAATGGCGTCTTGGGACCACAGCAGCGGCGATGGAGCTGATAGAGGGAGAAGATGAACAAAAAGGgcgccagctgctgctgctgctcgtggTAGTCGTCGTAGTTAGTCGGAGTTGGCAAGTAGCAGAGTGACTTGTTGCTGGGCGTGGCAGTGGCCGTGCTGCAGGATGATCCAAATCTGCTCTGCTTGTTGGGCGTGAGGAGGGCGAGGCGTATCTGGTCCCTCATCGCCATGACCAGGCCGACCATATTGTTCCTCCCAATCCCATGGCTGCCGTCGGCTGCTTGTTGCATCGTTGCTAGTGCGATCTGCATTCCCGTCAGTGGCATCTCGATGTTGTCGTCCACCACCACCGTCGCTCGCTCCCACTGCAAATCCTCCTGCATGCACGAATGCAGCATGCACAAGTCAGCAACACGCACTGCACTGCACAGGATCGGAGGAAGAAACTACCCTTACTTACGTACCTTGATGGCGTTCACGCGGCTGAGGAG
Above is a genomic segment from Sorghum bicolor cultivar BTx623 unplaced genomic scaffold, Sorghum_bicolor_NCBIv3 super_120, whole genome shotgun sequence containing:
- the LOC8155616 gene encoding uncharacterized protein LOC8155616 → MVVPTTRTTQQQQLVQSLPPPPPPHSSSQDDDDVVRQLVMGRWRSSLSSGLRTALSCTIVGLVTLYAPAALRRHITFPAFSYVVTVILVTNDATLGTALRGAVSALHGSLMGAAPSVAALWLAHRTGAAESVVATSAVVALTAFAVALPESVGPVAKRIALGQAIIIYVARFQRGSRGLALLHPANVVACTALGVAAALLAVLLPWPRLATREARDKLGRAYKVVAAERVRVLADAFAAVVGVEAEECSRQRRWQMAACMSEANRLASASTTLLSRVNAIKEDLQWERATVVVDDNIEMPLTGMQIALATMQQAADGSHGIGRNNMVGLVMAMRDQIRLALLTPNKQSRFGSSCSTATATPSNKSLCYLPTPTNYDDYHEQQQQLAPFLFIFSLYQLHRRCCGPKTPLMVEAAAMPNANKVVPAAAAATTTTGQEEQPTDLLPDEEQEEVEQQVGQDDDHPSSQAEEKQQATTRGHGCTSCWPRLVAAAKCGFSLGLAVLLGLLFSNDHGFWSGLIVATTMTAGRESTWAVAVARAHGTALGSIYGVLCCVLMSQQQQLLTMDLRFVALLPWMVLATFLKRSRAYGPAGGVAAALSVVIIVGRRYDEAPMAFTIARLVETFIGISCAVLADLVFQPGARPSVQAKAQLTRCIAALADCCLAADLSSSELLLKRVQQELALLRKYAAEAGSEPTYLWMLPFPVACYDKIQGSIGRMAQLLQLYHQARRCMGTGVSLPLSSQQQVDDDDTNNNTIPQHFLINLATTSLSHCLHILAPPPTPQGKEAKTPKGHVVDLEAGTAASGVGCSCCYKDDEVVGSFLAQAGEAKLLLLNDDEERFLLVCCLGSIAMCMGESLKEAQQLEAHIIDLSTR